Proteins encoded by one window of Salmonirosea aquatica:
- a CDS encoding dihydrodipicolinate synthase family protein, translated as MPSYPKLPSGLWPVMITPFTASNEINYAGLETLTQFYIDAGSNGLFANCLSSEMYQLTESERLDLIKGVLRASDGKVPVAATGTLSRDLSENVEFIKKVHDTGVQAVVLISSLIVLPDEDEGTFKNRLEQILDQTDGIPLGLYECPVPYKRLLSPGLMQWLVSSGRFVYHKDTSCHSASIQKKREATQGSNLLFMNADTATALDSLEAGADGLSPISANFYPELYTYLMKQYREHGKTDALTQFHAWLTLMDRTTHTFYPYSAKWFLQQRGLAIGTYTRIPTETMPQVDHLRFKALMDSFRSLAEMHDIPLVL; from the coding sequence ATGCCCAGCTACCCCAAACTTCCCTCGGGCCTCTGGCCCGTGATGATTACGCCTTTTACCGCATCCAACGAAATCAACTACGCGGGACTTGAAACGCTCACACAGTTTTATATCGACGCCGGATCAAACGGACTATTTGCCAATTGCCTGTCGAGCGAAATGTACCAGCTCACCGAATCCGAGCGGCTGGATTTGATCAAAGGGGTACTTCGGGCCAGCGACGGCAAGGTACCCGTCGCGGCGACAGGTACCCTCAGCCGGGATCTTTCGGAGAATGTAGAGTTTATCAAAAAAGTCCACGATACGGGGGTGCAAGCGGTGGTGCTCATTTCGAGCCTGATCGTGCTGCCCGATGAAGACGAGGGTACCTTTAAAAATCGACTGGAGCAAATCCTCGACCAAACGGACGGAATTCCGCTGGGCTTGTACGAATGTCCGGTACCCTATAAACGTCTGCTCAGCCCCGGCCTGATGCAATGGCTGGTGAGTAGCGGCCGGTTTGTGTACCACAAGGATACTTCCTGCCATTCCGCCTCAATTCAGAAAAAGCGGGAAGCTACGCAGGGTTCCAACCTACTCTTCATGAACGCCGACACCGCCACCGCGCTGGACTCTCTGGAAGCCGGTGCTGACGGGCTGTCCCCCATCTCCGCCAATTTTTATCCCGAATTGTATACCTACTTGATGAAGCAATACCGGGAGCACGGCAAGACCGACGCACTGACGCAATTCCACGCCTGGCTTACTTTGATGGATCGCACCACGCATACGTTTTATCCCTACTCGGCCAAGTGGTTTTTGCAACAGCGCGGTCTGGCTATAGGTACCTACACGCGTATTCCCACAGAGACCATGCCACAAGTAGATCACCTCCGCTTCAAGGCTTTGATGGATTCGTTCAGGTCCCTGGCGGAAATGCACGATATACCGCTGGTACTTTGA
- a CDS encoding family 20 glycosylhydrolase: MKKIACCFLLLLSTLFLFRCGKVSEETLTGKSELKVSWKLVSNFTERENAFDAYFNLTNNGTTDLNDSNWALFFNMAPRPIIPNKTPQAARVVHINGDWYKLVPEKGFSLKAGEFTQIWYSGIEGVIKETDAPLGLYIVYYDKTGKEEKFEQIADYTIEPFTERQQILRGKEDSLRMPTAANRYAANLPLHVVPADSLLKIIPSPVHIKRVGGTLTLDGSQAIRYGKGLEKEANFLSKRLNEITTASYKVGAAAANATPGIDLRIDSLSVNGIAKEAYRLSVTPKGVSIVGSDAAGVFYGIQSLLALIPFEAYAQKKTTLACLDIEDAPRFHTRGLHVDVSRNFQTKETILRTLDLMARYKLNHFLLYTTEDEGWRLEIDGLPELTEVGAQRQHTSGMDAPAIHPAYGSGPLAYETGKHGSGYYTKADFVEILKYAAERHIRVIPELNFPGHAMAAIKSMEARYERLMKQGKEQEANEYRLIDPDDRSAYLSAQGYKNNVVSVARESTYRFYEKVVDEMAKMYQQAGLKMNVIHAGGDEVPEGAWTASPMAAKLLKENPTIKDPKNLQAYFFGKLVERMKKRGLTVHGWEEVALLKADGGKYEPNPAFAGGGVVPYIWNNLFDYRDLGYRLANAGYPVILCNVSNFYFDMSYDNDPKEPGLYWAGFVDTRDNWTFAPYNMFSTTLETNMGRPLDVNADFKGMERLRPDARKNIIGVEAQLWSETVKGRAMLESYMLPKMIGYAESAWGQERDWEEMPPNDDRKKRVAKEWNVFANTIAVRELPRLARFNGGYNYRLPLPGAIVRNDTLKANTALPGLSIRYTTDGTEPTTESPEYRQPLPVKGTVRLKSFDRAGRSSRTAIASK; the protein is encoded by the coding sequence ATGAAAAAAATCGCGTGTTGTTTTCTCCTGTTGTTGAGTACCCTGTTTTTATTCCGGTGTGGTAAAGTCAGTGAAGAAACCCTCACGGGCAAGAGCGAACTGAAGGTTTCGTGGAAGCTGGTCAGTAATTTTACGGAGCGGGAGAATGCCTTCGACGCCTATTTCAATCTCACGAACAACGGTACCACCGACCTGAACGACAGCAATTGGGCGCTGTTTTTCAACATGGCTCCCCGGCCCATCATCCCCAACAAAACCCCGCAGGCGGCCCGGGTGGTACACATCAACGGTGATTGGTACAAGCTGGTACCTGAGAAGGGTTTCTCGCTGAAAGCCGGTGAATTTACCCAGATCTGGTATTCGGGCATCGAAGGCGTCATCAAGGAAACGGACGCTCCCCTGGGCCTATACATCGTGTACTATGACAAAACCGGCAAAGAGGAAAAATTTGAGCAGATAGCCGACTACACCATCGAGCCGTTCACGGAGCGGCAACAGATATTGCGGGGAAAGGAAGATTCGCTGCGGATGCCTACCGCCGCCAACCGCTACGCCGCCAACCTACCCCTGCATGTGGTACCTGCTGACTCGCTGCTGAAAATAATTCCTTCCCCGGTACATATCAAAAGGGTAGGGGGTACCCTGACCCTGGACGGGAGTCAGGCGATCCGGTACGGGAAAGGGCTCGAAAAAGAAGCTAATTTCCTGAGTAAGCGACTGAATGAAATCACGACCGCTAGCTACAAGGTAGGTGCGGCAGCAGCCAATGCCACGCCCGGCATCGACCTGCGGATCGATTCCCTTTCGGTGAATGGGATTGCCAAAGAAGCCTATCGCCTGTCTGTTACCCCCAAAGGCGTCTCCATTGTGGGCTCCGATGCGGCCGGCGTTTTTTATGGTATTCAAAGTCTGCTGGCGCTGATTCCGTTTGAAGCCTACGCGCAGAAAAAAACTACCCTGGCCTGCCTGGACATCGAGGACGCGCCGCGTTTTCACACCCGCGGCCTGCACGTGGACGTGAGCCGGAATTTCCAGACTAAGGAAACCATCCTGCGTACCCTGGATTTGATGGCGCGTTACAAACTGAACCATTTTCTGCTCTATACCACCGAAGACGAAGGGTGGCGACTGGAAATAGACGGACTGCCCGAGCTGACCGAAGTAGGAGCACAGCGGCAGCATACATCAGGTATGGATGCTCCGGCCATACATCCGGCCTATGGGTCGGGGCCGCTGGCCTACGAAACGGGTAAACACGGAAGTGGGTACTATACCAAGGCCGATTTTGTGGAAATATTGAAATATGCCGCTGAACGCCATATCCGGGTCATTCCCGAACTCAATTTTCCGGGTCATGCGATGGCAGCCATTAAATCCATGGAAGCCCGGTACGAGCGGTTGATGAAGCAGGGCAAAGAACAGGAAGCCAACGAATACCGCCTGATCGACCCCGACGACCGTTCGGCGTACCTCTCGGCGCAGGGCTACAAAAACAATGTAGTGAGCGTGGCGCGCGAATCCACCTACCGTTTCTACGAAAAAGTGGTGGACGAAATGGCAAAAATGTACCAGCAGGCCGGCCTGAAAATGAACGTGATCCACGCCGGAGGCGATGAGGTACCCGAGGGAGCATGGACGGCTTCACCGATGGCAGCCAAACTATTGAAGGAAAATCCTACGATCAAAGACCCTAAAAACCTGCAGGCCTATTTCTTCGGAAAACTGGTAGAGCGCATGAAAAAACGCGGACTTACCGTGCACGGTTGGGAAGAGGTAGCGCTGCTAAAAGCCGATGGCGGCAAATACGAGCCCAATCCGGCCTTCGCGGGCGGCGGGGTGGTACCCTACATCTGGAACAACCTGTTCGACTATCGTGATTTGGGCTACCGCCTGGCCAATGCGGGCTATCCCGTAATCCTCTGTAACGTGTCGAATTTCTATTTCGACATGTCCTACGACAACGACCCCAAGGAGCCGGGTCTCTACTGGGCGGGCTTCGTCGATACGCGCGACAACTGGACGTTCGCTCCCTACAACATGTTCAGCACGACGCTGGAAACCAATATGGGCCGCCCGCTGGATGTCAATGCGGATTTCAAGGGAATGGAGCGGTTGCGACCTGACGCCCGCAAGAACATCATTGGGGTAGAGGCGCAATTATGGAGCGAAACCGTCAAAGGGCGCGCCATGCTGGAATCGTATATGCTGCCCAAAATGATTGGCTACGCCGAGAGTGCCTGGGGCCAGGAACGCGACTGGGAAGAAATGCCACCAAACGATGACCGGAAGAAACGGGTGGCCAAGGAATGGAATGTGTTTGCCAATACCATCGCGGTACGGGAACTGCCCCGTCTGGCGCGTTTCAACGGAGGCTACAATTACCGCCTACCCTTGCCCGGCGCTATCGTGCGAAACGACACCCTGAAAGCCAATACGGCCTTACCCGGCCTGAGTATCCGCTATACCACCGATGGTACCGAACCCACCACTGAATCGCCCGAGTACAGACAGCCCTTGCCGGTGAAAGGTACCGTCAGGCTGAAAAGCTTCGATAGAGCCGGACGCTCCAGCCGCACGGCCATCGCTTCGAAATAG
- a CDS encoding acyltransferase family protein: protein MGKPAGRLVSLDALRGFTIAAMITVNFPGHPDFVYAPLHHTRWNGLSFTDLIAPIFLFVIGVSIAFAYSRRLAEKSPKAELHRKIIIRAVKIFAVGMFLNLLPAFDISDVRWTGTLHRIAFVFLFCGLLFLHTTWRQQAWIAAIILVGYWLAMTLIPTPGVGEVMLEPGVNLAAWVDQQWLPGKMWQGTWDPEGILSTFPATATGITGMLAGRLLLSRFTPHEKVNFLMTAGVLSSLLGYAWSLAFPLNENLWTSSFVLLTSGFAALLLGALYFVVDILGRQRGTGVGVIFGANAITVYVLADIFALVFYGTLFGEVPLNEQAVGALIDWGLAPKLASMLYALAFTAINFIPAYALYKKKIFIKL from the coding sequence ATGGGCAAACCCGCCGGACGATTGGTGTCACTGGACGCGTTGCGTGGCTTCACCATTGCCGCCATGATCACCGTCAATTTTCCGGGCCATCCCGACTTCGTGTACGCGCCGCTCCACCATACCCGCTGGAACGGGCTTTCGTTCACGGATCTCATCGCGCCCATCTTCCTCTTTGTCATCGGGGTTTCGATTGCCTTCGCCTATTCCCGGAGGCTAGCGGAGAAGTCGCCCAAAGCGGAACTGCACCGCAAAATCATCATCCGGGCGGTGAAGATTTTTGCCGTCGGCATGTTCCTCAACCTGCTGCCCGCTTTTGATATTTCGGACGTCCGCTGGACGGGTACCCTACACCGCATCGCCTTCGTTTTTTTATTCTGCGGACTCCTGTTTCTGCACACAACCTGGCGGCAACAAGCCTGGATCGCCGCCATCATTCTGGTAGGGTACTGGCTGGCGATGACGCTCATTCCCACGCCGGGCGTAGGTGAGGTCATGCTGGAGCCGGGTGTCAACCTGGCGGCCTGGGTGGATCAGCAGTGGCTGCCTGGCAAGATGTGGCAGGGTACCTGGGACCCGGAGGGTATCCTGAGCACGTTCCCCGCCACTGCTACGGGCATCACCGGGATGCTGGCCGGGCGGCTGTTGCTCAGTCGGTTCACGCCCCACGAAAAAGTTAATTTCCTGATGACGGCCGGGGTACTTTCATCCCTACTGGGCTATGCGTGGAGCCTGGCCTTTCCGCTCAACGAGAATCTGTGGACCAGTTCGTTTGTGTTGCTCACCTCGGGATTTGCAGCGTTGTTGCTGGGTGCGTTGTATTTTGTGGTGGACATTCTGGGGCGACAGCGAGGGACGGGCGTCGGGGTCATATTTGGAGCCAATGCTATTACTGTGTACGTGCTGGCGGATATTTTCGCCCTGGTTTTTTATGGAACTCTCTTTGGTGAGGTACCCCTCAATGAACAGGCCGTAGGTGCCCTGATCGACTGGGGCTTGGCGCCCAAATTGGCGAGCATGCTGTACGCGCTGGCCTTTACTGCGATTAATTTTATCCCTGCCTACGCTTTATACAAAAAAAAGATTTTTATAAAACTTTAA
- a CDS encoding sodium:solute symporter, producing the protein MQTLDLIVFIVYMGGISLFGASFYSKDKSSDTFTLGNSNFPTWVVTMSIFATFVSSISFLGLPGNAYQTNWNAFVFSLSLPIASIMAVQFFVPLYRKLNSPSAYAYMETKFGLWARVYVSACYLLTQMMRIGTILYLLALPVNALFGWDILTIIALTGLVVMGYSLLGGIQAVMWTDAIQGIVLIGGALVCLLYIFFSMPEGPGQVFTVALENDKFSLGSFGSSLSESTFWVVLIYGIFINLQNYGIDQNYVQRYMASRSEAEAKRSAFWGGMLYVPVSMLFFLIGTALFSYYSVFPNSLPAELHDVTKSDRVFPFFIVKVLPPGLTGLLIASIFAAGMSTISTSINSSSTVVLVDYYQRFSKTKLTEKQSMRVLYLTTFIISILGIGIAFAMINVKSALDAWWKLASVFSGGMLGLFLLGAFVEKVNRKGAIVGMVLGVLLILWMSLSPIFWTEGTLSVYASPFHAYLAIVFGTLVLFITGFLATVLFSRKSTD; encoded by the coding sequence TTGCAAACCCTCGACCTGATCGTATTCATTGTGTACATGGGCGGCATTTCGCTCTTTGGCGCTTCATTTTATTCCAAAGACAAATCCTCGGATACCTTCACGCTGGGCAACAGCAATTTTCCGACTTGGGTGGTCACCATGTCCATCTTCGCGACGTTCGTGAGTAGCATCAGCTTTCTGGGCCTACCGGGAAATGCCTACCAAACCAACTGGAACGCCTTCGTTTTCAGCTTGTCGCTGCCCATTGCTTCCATCATGGCGGTGCAGTTTTTCGTGCCGCTCTACCGCAAACTGAACAGTCCATCGGCCTACGCCTACATGGAGACAAAGTTCGGCTTGTGGGCGCGGGTGTACGTGTCGGCCTGCTACTTGCTGACCCAAATGATGCGGATCGGTACCATTCTGTACCTGCTGGCGCTGCCTGTCAACGCGCTATTCGGCTGGGACATTCTCACAATCATCGCCCTCACCGGACTGGTGGTGATGGGTTACTCGCTGCTGGGCGGGATTCAGGCCGTGATGTGGACGGACGCCATTCAGGGTATCGTGCTCATTGGCGGGGCACTGGTCTGTTTGCTGTACATTTTCTTTTCCATGCCCGAAGGACCGGGTCAGGTGTTCACCGTCGCGCTGGAAAACGATAAATTCAGCTTGGGTAGCTTTGGCAGTAGCCTCAGCGAATCGACCTTCTGGGTGGTGCTGATCTACGGTATTTTCATCAATTTACAGAACTACGGCATCGACCAAAACTACGTGCAGCGTTACATGGCCTCGCGTTCTGAAGCCGAAGCCAAGCGGTCGGCGTTCTGGGGCGGGATGTTGTACGTACCCGTCTCGATGCTGTTTTTTCTGATCGGTACGGCACTGTTTTCCTACTATTCCGTATTTCCGAATTCGCTGCCCGCCGAATTGCACGACGTAACGAAAAGCGACCGGGTATTTCCTTTTTTCATTGTCAAGGTTCTCCCGCCCGGCCTGACGGGATTGCTTATCGCCTCCATTTTTGCGGCAGGCATGAGTACCATTTCCACCAGTATCAATAGTTCGTCCACGGTCGTGCTGGTCGATTACTACCAGCGTTTTTCTAAAACCAAACTCACCGAAAAGCAATCCATGCGGGTGCTCTACCTCACTACCTTCATCATCAGCATTCTGGGTATCGGCATTGCTTTCGCGATGATCAATGTCAAGAGCGCACTGGATGCCTGGTGGAAGCTGGCCTCGGTGTTTAGCGGCGGGATGCTGGGGCTGTTCCTGCTAGGGGCATTTGTAGAGAAAGTCAACCGGAAAGGCGCGATCGTCGGTATGGTTTTGGGCGTACTACTGATCCTATGGATGAGCCTTTCTCCCATTTTCTGGACCGAGGGTACCTTGAGCGTCTACGCCAGTCCGTTCCACGCCTACCTGGCGATCGTGTTTGGTACCCTGGTGCTTTTCATTACGGGTTTTCTGGCAACGGTGCTGTTTTCGCGAAAGTCGACTGATTGA
- a CDS encoding MFS transporter, whose translation MKRNPFIVFLIFVIFFVISFLSNILGPIIPDIVDSFDLSLGLAGFMPFAFFVSYGVMSIPSGLLVEKYREKKVLLWAFMLAFVGALLFALLPGFGVALLSLFLIGIGMAMLQVVINPLLRVAGGEENFAFNSVMAQLFFGAASFLSPLLYSYLVLHVHSGSDSSLIQLFDSLVPENLKWVSLYWVFALIALAMVIIIQLVRFPTVELKADEKMETGLAFRELLADRKVLLFFLGIFTYVGTEQGIANWTSKFLQTYHGVDPATTGASVLSNFWGLLTIGCLLGLVLLKFFDSRRVLLIFTAGAVVALLAALFGTLEIALIAFPLTGFFASVMWSIVVSLALNSVPHHHGTFSGILCSGIAGGAVVPLVVGGLAEWLDLRTAMLFMLLTLGYIFSIGIWARPLVTNATIRVGELFKGKGT comes from the coding sequence GTGAAACGCAACCCCTTTATTGTATTTCTAATCTTTGTAATCTTCTTCGTCATTTCGTTTCTCAGCAATATTCTGGGGCCGATCATCCCTGATATTGTGGATAGTTTCGATTTGAGTCTGGGCTTAGCGGGCTTCATGCCGTTCGCCTTCTTCGTTTCTTATGGCGTTATGTCTATTCCTTCGGGTTTGCTGGTAGAGAAGTACCGCGAGAAAAAGGTACTCTTGTGGGCCTTCATGCTGGCTTTTGTGGGTGCGTTGCTTTTTGCGTTGTTGCCGGGCTTTGGCGTCGCACTGCTTTCGCTTTTTCTGATTGGCATTGGCATGGCCATGTTGCAGGTAGTGATCAACCCGTTGTTGCGGGTTGCGGGCGGCGAAGAGAATTTCGCGTTTAATTCGGTCATGGCGCAGTTGTTTTTTGGGGCGGCTTCGTTTCTTAGCCCTTTGCTGTACAGCTATCTGGTTTTGCACGTACATTCGGGCAGCGACTCATCGCTGATTCAGCTGTTCGATTCGCTGGTACCCGAAAATCTGAAATGGGTGTCGCTTTACTGGGTGTTCGCGCTCATTGCGCTGGCGATGGTGATCATCATTCAACTGGTACGGTTTCCAACGGTGGAGCTGAAAGCGGATGAAAAAATGGAAACCGGACTGGCGTTTCGCGAGCTTCTGGCCGACCGCAAGGTACTGCTGTTCTTCCTGGGGATTTTCACCTACGTAGGTACCGAACAGGGCATTGCCAACTGGACCTCCAAATTCCTCCAGACTTATCATGGCGTCGATCCGGCTACCACCGGAGCCTCGGTACTTTCCAATTTCTGGGGCTTGCTCACGATCGGTTGCCTGCTGGGCCTGGTACTGTTGAAGTTTTTCGATAGTCGCCGCGTACTCCTGATTTTCACCGCCGGTGCCGTCGTTGCCTTATTAGCGGCTTTATTCGGTACGTTGGAAATTGCCCTGATCGCATTTCCATTGACGGGCTTTTTTGCCTCTGTCATGTGGTCTATTGTCGTGTCGCTCGCGCTCAACTCGGTGCCCCATCACCACGGTACCTTCTCGGGGATTCTGTGCAGCGGCATCGCGGGCGGCGCGGTGGTACCCCTCGTCGTAGGTGGCCTGGCCGAGTGGCTGGATTTACGTACGGCTATGTTGTTTATGTTGCTTACCTTAGGCTATATTTTTAGTATTGGTATCTGGGCGCGTCCGCTGGTGACGAATGCCACCATTCGGGTAGGTGAGTTGTTTAAAGGCAAGGGTACCTGA
- a CDS encoding LacI family DNA-binding transcriptional regulator — translation MTECPKCQQVDSIMKAGFVRGNQRFLCKNCDYYFTIPSANRQVRKRRRHQTTIIDIAQDLGVSNSTVSRALHGHPDINPNTRRAILEKAQELDYQPNQLAHSLVKSRTETVGIIVPEFMTQFFPNIIVGAQKVLAQAGYHLIIMQSDESYETEKNNTKALLANRVDGLLVSMSHETNNYDHLRIFEKRDIPVVYFNRVSEELGKYRVVVNDYQGAYTAVDHLIRNGYRRIAHLGGPTNLLISQERLRGYCDALRKNGLEVIPELVIHGDLRAQKARIYTGYFLDLPVPPDAIFAVNDPSAIEIMMLAKAKGLRIPDDLGVVGFSDDSIAAHIGNGLTTVKQPTTQIGEAAARMILRLIQGEEELAKPETVVLEAELIVRGSSVRVPLTPRKF, via the coding sequence ATGACAGAATGCCCAAAATGCCAGCAGGTCGATTCGATCATGAAGGCGGGATTTGTGCGGGGTAATCAGCGCTTCCTTTGCAAGAATTGTGACTATTACTTTACCATTCCCTCGGCCAATCGCCAGGTTCGGAAGAGAAGGCGGCATCAAACTACCATCATTGACATCGCTCAGGACCTGGGCGTTTCTAACTCTACGGTATCGAGAGCGTTGCACGGCCATCCCGACATCAACCCCAATACCCGCCGGGCCATCCTGGAAAAAGCCCAGGAGCTCGACTACCAACCTAACCAACTGGCCCATAGCCTAGTGAAAAGTCGTACAGAAACGGTCGGCATCATCGTACCTGAGTTTATGACCCAGTTTTTTCCCAACATCATTGTGGGAGCACAAAAGGTACTGGCGCAGGCGGGGTACCACCTGATTATCATGCAGTCTGACGAATCGTATGAAACCGAGAAGAACAATACCAAAGCCCTGCTGGCCAACCGCGTGGACGGTCTGCTGGTTTCGATGAGCCATGAAACCAACAACTACGACCATCTGAGGATTTTTGAAAAAAGAGATATTCCGGTGGTATACTTCAACCGGGTGAGTGAGGAACTTGGAAAGTATAGGGTGGTGGTCAACGACTACCAGGGTGCCTATACGGCGGTGGATCACCTGATTCGGAATGGCTACCGCCGCATTGCCCACCTGGGTGGTCCCACCAACTTACTGATCAGCCAGGAGAGGCTCCGCGGCTACTGCGATGCTTTGCGCAAAAACGGATTGGAGGTTATCCCCGAACTGGTTATACATGGCGATTTGCGCGCGCAAAAAGCACGAATTTATACGGGCTATTTTCTTGATTTACCTGTACCACCGGACGCTATTTTTGCAGTCAATGACCCCTCGGCGATCGAAATCATGATGCTGGCCAAAGCCAAAGGGCTGCGTATTCCGGACGATCTGGGTGTGGTGGGGTTCAGCGACGACTCTATTGCAGCCCACATTGGCAACGGTCTCACTACGGTGAAGCAACCTACTACGCAAATCGGCGAGGCGGCCGCCAGGATGATTTTGCGGCTGATACAGGGAGAGGAAGAGTTGGCAAAACCCGAGACGGTCGTGCTGGAAGCAGAATTGATCGTGCGGGGATCATCGGTGCGGGTACCTTTAACTCCCCGAAAGTTTTGA